The genomic DNA CCGGGACCGGCTCGACCTCACCCGTCGGCTGCACGAACACAACCCCATGCTCGGCGTCCGCGGCGTACGGACCGGCATCCTGCTGCCGGCGCTGACCGCCGTACAGATCAAGGCGCTGGCGGAGGCCACGCACGCGCTGCGCCGCTCGGGCCACGACCCCCGGCCCGAACTCCTCGTCCCCATGGTGAGCACACCGGGGGAGCTGGACTTCGTCCGCGGCGTCCTCGGCGACGTCTGCGCCCGCCTGGGCACCACGCCGGCCGGAACGGGCATCTCGCTGGGGGCCATGATCGAGACGCCCCGGGCCGCGCTGCTGGCCCGGTCCCTCGCCCGCCGGGCGGACTTCCTGTCCCTGGGCACCAACGACCTCACCGCGCTCGTGTGGGGTCTGTCCCGCGACGACGCCGAACACCACCTGCTGCCCGCGTACCAGGACCTGGGCCTGCTCGACACGTCGCCCTTCGCCCGGCTCGACGTCGAGGCCGTCGGACTCCTCGCCCGCCGGGTCGCCGACGACGCCCGCGCGGTACGCCCCGGCATCACGCTCGGCGTCTGCGGTGAACAGGCGGCCGACGAGTCGGCCGTGCGGTTCTTCGCCGAGGCGGGCTACGACCACGTCTCGTGCGCGCCGCCGCGGATCCCCCTGGCCCGGCTCGCCGCGGCCCGTGCCGCCCTCCCCCCTGAGGCGGCGGACAACCGGCCGACGGAGGCGGGGCGTTGAGCGAACCGGCGATCGTCGTGGACCGGCTCGGCCGCACCTTCACCGACCGCGGACGCGACATAGTGGCCCTGCGCGACGTCAGCTTCCAGGTCGGGGCGGGCGAGATCGTGGGCCTGCTGGGCAGCAACGGGGCGGGCAAGACCACCCTCACCAAGATCCTCGCCACCCTGCTGCTGCCCACCACCGGCACCGCCCGGATCTTCGGCCACGACGTCACCCGCGACCTGCGCGCGGTACGCCGCACGACCGGCGTCGTCCTGGGCGGCGACCGCGGCTTCTACGCCAAGCTGGGCGCCCGGGACAACCTGCGGTTCTTCGCCGTGCTCGCCGGCGTGGGCCGACGCGGTCTGGACGCCAGGCTGGACGCCGCCCTGGAGGAGGTCGGCCTGGCCGGCGCGGCCGACCGCGCGGTCGAGACGTACTCCAAAGGCATGCGCCAGCGCCTGCACATCGCCATCGGCATGATCGCCGAACCGCGCGTGCTGCTGCTCGACGAACCGACCGTGGGCCTGGACCCGGTCGAGGCCGAACGCCTGCGCGGCACCGTCGCCGCACTGCGCGACACCGGTGTCTCCGTCCTGCTCACGAGCCATCACCTGCTCGACATCGAACGGCTCGCGGGCCGGGTGATCATCCTCGCCGACGGCACCCTGGCCGCGGACCTGCCGGTCGACGAGTTCGCCCGACAGGCCGGCTACACCGCCACGGTGATCGTGCGCGGCACCGGCGCCCCGCCCGACGCCGCGGCCCTGGCCTCCTCCGACATCGCCGTCGGCGGCGTCGACACCGCCGACGGGGCCTGGACCCTCCGACTCCACGTGCGGGACTGGAACGTCGGCTCGTTCGGCCTGCTGGAGAAGGCCCTGGCGCACGTCAGCGTCCTGGACGTGCGCATCGAGCCGGTGCGGCTGGAGGACGTCTACTCGCACGTCGCCGCGCGCCTGGCCGCCGGCAGCCGGGTCGGCGGAGCACGATGAGCGGTGCCCTGTGGATGTTCGTGACCGCGTTCGGCATGGAACAGCGGGCCATGCGGCGCAACCCCCTGCTGCTCGTCAACTCCTGCATGCTCCCCGCCGTGTTCCTCGTCATCGCGGTGGAGACCGGCCGCCCCGGGCCCGGCGAGGCGACCGAACTCGTCGTGGCGGTGATGCTGACCGCGTTGTGGGGCTCCACGGTCTGGATGAGCGGTGGAGTCCTGCGCCGCGAACGCAGCTTCGGCACGCTCGCCCGCTGCGTCTCGGGAGTCTGGTCGCCCTACCTGGTCCTGCTGGGCAAGAGCCTGGGCGCGACCGTCACCAGCGTCGCCGCGATCCTCGTCAGCACCGGCGTCACCGCCGCGGCCCTGGGCCTGCCGCTGGGCATGGCGCACCCGGCGTGGATCGCCGTGTCCCTCCTGGTCCTGGTGTGCTCCGGCACGGCCCTCGGCGTGCTGGTGTCCTGTCTCTTCCTGGTGACCCGCAACGGGCTGGTGTGGTCCCACGCGCTGATGTACCCGGTCTTCGCCGTGGGCGGGCTGCTCATCCCCACCCACGCCCTGCCCGCGTGGCTGCGCTGGGCGCCCGAACTGCTCAGCCTGCACTGGATCAAGGACAGCCTGGTCGACGGCGCCACCGGCGGCATCACGGTCCTCCCGCTGGGCATCGCCGTGCTGCTGACGCTCGGCTACGCCGCCGTCGCGGGCCTCGCCTACCACCGGTCCGTCCAGAGGTCCCGGAAGGAGGGGACGCTTGACCTCGCCTGACACCGCCACGCCCCGCGCCCTGCCGCTCTGGCGGGCGGCCGAGGCGGCCCGCATGGGCTGGCTCGAGTACCGCGCGGTCCAGACGCCGGCCGGGCTGCTCGGTGCCACCCTGCCGCGCGGGGTCCTGCAGATCCTGTTCTTCACCACGCTCGCCGGTGTCCTCGCGGGCCCCGGACACCGCGAGTACGCCTTCGCCGGGTCACTCGTCCTGGCGCTGAGCGGCACCAACGTCAACGGCGTGGTCGCCGTGCCCGTCCTGGACAAGCAGTACGCCACCTTCGCGCGGGTGCGCACCGGCGCCCTGTCGCCCACCGTCACCCAGATCGCCCGGGCGCTGCCCTACCCCGTCATGGGCTGGCTCCTCCTCGTCGTCCAGGGCGCGATCGCGGCGCCGCTGCTCGGCATGACGGACTTCGCGCTGCGCCTGCTGCCCTGGGCCTGGGTGTACGCCCTGATGGCGCTGACCCTCAGCGTGCTGGGCCTCGCCGGAGCCACCATGACGGTCGGCAGACGGGCCGACGTGGTCGCCCCGAACATCCTCGTCTACCTGGTCATGCTGTGCAGCGGCGCGATCGTCCCGCCCGGGAGGGTGGGATGGGTGGACGCCGTCGGCCAGGTCCTGCCCGCCCGGCACGGCCTGGACGCCGTACGCGCGGCGACGGCCGGGCGGCCCTGGCTGGGGGACCTGGGCCTGGAGGCCGCCGCCGGCACCGGGTTCACCGTCCTGGCGGCCGTGTCGATCCTCGTCCAGGCCCGGCGTGCGAGCCGGCACGGCCACGACGACTTCGAGTGACCACTGTGCCCACACCCGAGGGGGAACCGATGAACGTCGTCCGACTGCCCCTGGCCGTGCGGACCGAGGCGGACCACGCGGTGTCCGCCGGGCCGCCGAGCAGAGCGCTGCGCGTCGCCCTGGTGAACATGCCCTGGGCGCGCATCCACGCGCCCTCCATCCAGTGCGGACTGCTGCAGTCCATCGCCCGCCGGGCCGGTCACGTGTGCGACAGCCACTACCTCAACATCGAGTTCGCCTCCGTCTTCGGCAGCGAGCCGTACGACGCGGTGGCCAACATCGCCTCGGAGCGGCTCCACCTGATGGGGGAGTGGCTCTTCTCCTACGCCGCGTTCGGCGAAGTGACCCCCGACGACGACTACTTCACCGCCTACCCCGAGGTGAAGTCCCTCTGGGAGGAACTCACCGGCGAGGGCCTCGACGATCTGGTGGAACTGCGCCGGGAGAAGCTGCCGGAGTGGATCACCGCATGCGCGGCCCGGGCGGAGTGGGGGGAGTACGACGTCATCGGGTTCACCTCCACCTTCCTGCAGAACACGGCGTCGCTCGCCCTGGGAAGGAAGATCAAGGAGTTCCACCCGGGTGTGCGGCTGGTCTACGGGGGCGCCAACTTCGACGGCGAGATGGGAGCGGAGTACGCGCGGAAGCTGCCCTGGCTCGACCACGTGGTGACGGGCGAGGGCGACGTCGCCTTCCCCGCGCTGCTGAAGAACATCGCCGACGGCACCGGCACCCCCGTCCCCGGCGTCCTGGACCACCGCGCCGCGGACGCGCCGCCGACCGGTGACGCACAGCGCCCGCAGTCCCTCGACGACCTCCCCACCCCCGACTACCGGGACTACTTCGCCTGGCTGGACCGCTTCGACCGCACCCGGCTGCTGGGCCGCACCCCCGTACGCCTCCCGGTCGAGTTCTCCCGGGGATGCTGGTGGGGCCAGAAGCACCACTGCACCTTCTGCGGCCTCAACGCGCTCGGCATGGCCTACCGCTCCAAGTCCGGCGAGCGGGCCTTCACCGAACTCGGCGCGC from Streptomyces sp. CB09001 includes the following:
- a CDS encoding ABC transporter permease, translating into MTSPDTATPRALPLWRAAEAARMGWLEYRAVQTPAGLLGATLPRGVLQILFFTTLAGVLAGPGHREYAFAGSLVLALSGTNVNGVVAVPVLDKQYATFARVRTGALSPTVTQIARALPYPVMGWLLLVVQGAIAAPLLGMTDFALRLLPWAWVYALMALTLSVLGLAGATMTVGRRADVVAPNILVYLVMLCSGAIVPPGRVGWVDAVGQVLPARHGLDAVRAATAGRPWLGDLGLEAAAGTGFTVLAAVSILVQARRASRHGHDDFE
- a CDS encoding ABC transporter ATP-binding protein; amino-acid sequence: MSEPAIVVDRLGRTFTDRGRDIVALRDVSFQVGAGEIVGLLGSNGAGKTTLTKILATLLLPTTGTARIFGHDVTRDLRAVRRTTGVVLGGDRGFYAKLGARDNLRFFAVLAGVGRRGLDARLDAALEEVGLAGAADRAVETYSKGMRQRLHIAIGMIAEPRVLLLDEPTVGLDPVEAERLRGTVAALRDTGVSVLLTSHHLLDIERLAGRVIILADGTLAADLPVDEFARQAGYTATVIVRGTGAPPDAAALASSDIAVGGVDTADGAWTLRLHVRDWNVGSFGLLEKALAHVSVLDVRIEPVRLEDVYSHVAARLAAGSRVGGAR
- a CDS encoding RiPP maturation radical SAM C-methyltransferase; translation: MNVVRLPLAVRTEADHAVSAGPPSRALRVALVNMPWARIHAPSIQCGLLQSIARRAGHVCDSHYLNIEFASVFGSEPYDAVANIASERLHLMGEWLFSYAAFGEVTPDDDYFTAYPEVKSLWEELTGEGLDDLVELRREKLPEWITACAARAEWGEYDVIGFTSTFLQNTASLALGRKIKEFHPGVRLVYGGANFDGEMGAEYARKLPWLDHVVTGEGDVAFPALLKNIADGTGTPVPGVLDHRAADAPPTGDAQRPQSLDDLPTPDYRDYFAWLDRFDRTRLLGRTPVRLPVEFSRGCWWGQKHHCTFCGLNALGMAYRSKSGERAFTELGALLRDYPAVHIDTVDNILDMGYFSTLCARLAEEHWDVNLFFEVKANLTRDQLATLKDAGILRIQPGIESLSTHVLKLMRKGASKLINIRLLKWAAYYGIDVAWNILAGFPGETEEDYAEQLRLLPLLHHLQPPGGCGRIWLERFSPYFTDTSFPIDNVRPRASYSHVYPPSLDREKIAYFFDYEASGTVSHEKVAALNEAVAHWRTRFGEARPSLVYQRLPGKLRLLDRRTDRPSRAVLTGWTAQAYEICGDAPRTAAAVSRRLAELDLSVPGDTVEAFLERCCRAGVMVSDDGKYLGLALPENPGW
- a CDS encoding ABC transporter permease yields the protein MSGALWMFVTAFGMEQRAMRRNPLLLVNSCMLPAVFLVIAVETGRPGPGEATELVVAVMLTALWGSTVWMSGGVLRRERSFGTLARCVSGVWSPYLVLLGKSLGATVTSVAAILVSTGVTAAALGLPLGMAHPAWIAVSLLVLVCSGTALGVLVSCLFLVTRNGLVWSHALMYPVFAVGGLLIPTHALPAWLRWAPELLSLHWIKDSLVDGATGGITVLPLGIAVLLTLGYAAVAGLAYHRSVQRSRKEGTLDLA